From the Lolium rigidum isolate FL_2022 chromosome 2, APGP_CSIRO_Lrig_0.1, whole genome shotgun sequence genome, one window contains:
- the LOC124687606 gene encoding protein CADMIUM TOLERANCE 3-like, giving the protein MDPPTAQSMSATEDLQDKSLDGCCSCCYDCCSSILDWICCV; this is encoded by the exons ATGGATCCCCCGACCGCCCAGTCGATGTCCGCCACCGAAGACCTCCAGGACAAGAGCCTGGACGGATG CTGTTCCTGCTGCTACGACTGCTGCTCCAGCATCCTGGACTGGATCTGCTGTGTTTGA
- the LOC124690272 gene encoding putative protein phosphatase 2C 24: MEKLEQIKQTLSEIDDRTPDALRVAFGLGYRVSPAPAPGEEDRVASFADSVLPPPPPVSEDADANDPGELHEEVPLDSTSDDDAAKVLRMEWASCYLPDHDEDAHFGHGDAGVVGVADGVGGYRELGEDAAAFSRGLMTSALMHVLAIDPGTPVCPYTLLERAYDETVAAAASGASTAVILSLAGATLRWAYIGDSAFAVLRGGNIVHRSREQKTYFDNCPFQLSSPGQGDSITEADVGEMPVRDGDVVVAGTDGLFDNVFDEELERVVRMGTAQGYSPKNMADVIAGIAYEMSRSPTKDSPISTEYQKMAAGVEFHGGKPDDITVVVAFIRDLSSVN; encoded by the coding sequence ATGGAGAAGCTGGAGCAGATCAAGCAAACCCTGAGCGAGATCGACGACCGAACCCCCGACGCCCTCCGCGTCGCGTTCGGACTCGGCTACCGCGTCTCACCCGCGCCAGCACCAGGAGAGGAAGACCGCGTCGCTAGCTTCGCCGACTccgtgctgccgccgccgccacccgtttCCGAGGACGCCGATGCCAACGATCCCGGAGAACTCCACGAAGAAGTGCCTCTCGATTCGACCTCCGACGACGACGCTGCGAAAGTGCTGAGGATGGAGTGGGCTTCCTGCTATCTACCGGACCACGACGAGGACGCGCACTTCGGGCACGGGGACGCCGGCGTCGTTGGCGTGGCGGACGGCGTAGGTGGGTACCGCGAACTCGGCGAGGACGCCGCCGCGTTCTCGCGCGGGCTCATGACGAGCGCCCTCATGCACGTCTTGGCGATCGACCCCGGCACGCCCGTCTGCCCATACACCCTGCTGGAGCGGGCGTACGACGAGACGGTTGCGGCCGCCGCGTCCGGGGCCTCCACGGCCGTCATCCTCTCGCTCGCCGGCGCGACGCTCAGGTGGGCGTACATCGGCGACAGCGCCTTCGCCGTGCTCCGGGGCGGCAACATCGTGCACCGTTCGCGGGAGCAGAAGACCTACTTCGACAACTGCCCGTTCCAGCTCAGTTCCCCCGGGCAGGGGGACAGCATCACCGAGGCAGACGTCGGGGAGATGCCCGTGAGGGACGGGGACGTCGTGGTGGCCGGGACGGATGGGTTGTTTGACAACGTTTTCGACGAGGAGCTGGAGCGGGTAGTGCGGATGGGCACCGCGCAGGGATACTCACCCAAGAACATGGCGGACGTCATCGCCGGCATCGCGTACGAGATGTCGCGGAGCCCAACCAAAGACTCGCCCATCAGCACTGAGTACCAGAAGATGGCTGCCGGGGTCGAGTTCCACGGCGGGAAGCCAGACGACATCACCGTTGTCGTCGCCTTCATTCGTGATCTCAGTTCAGTTAACTGA